From Mya arenaria isolate MELC-2E11 chromosome 1, ASM2691426v1, a single genomic window includes:
- the LOC128207031 gene encoding interferon alpha-inducible protein 27-like protein 2B isoform X1, with protein MIVDTSKVAHFWTGTVQTMELHTPAIIPAPENPPTPPDRTGTVQTMELHTPAIIPAPENPPTPPDRNTPTNTPTKSNAWLWFKKAALPLAVAGASVVAAPLVLSAAGFGVGGIVAGSLAAKGMSAIAMSNGVGVAAGSFFAAFQSAGAVGIAGSTLTGIGMATGTATAAVQEGINRFKRNNNNNNGNNSETEENEESENEEEQGSDEL; from the exons ATGATTGTTGATACATCAAAAGTGGCTCATTTTTGG ACTGGCACAGTTCAAACAATGGAGCTGCATACACCAGCCATAATACCAGCTCCTGAAAATCCCCCAACACCACCAGATCGT ACTGGCACAGTTCAAACAATGGAGCTGCATACACCAGCCATAATACCAGCTCCTGAAAATCCCCCAACACCACCAGATCGt AACACTCCAACAAACACTCCAACAAAGAGTAACGCATGGTTGTGGTTTAAAAAAGCTGCCCTGCCCTTAGCAGTCGCTGGAGCCTCGGTTGTTGCAGCCCCTCTTGTTCTGTCCGCTGCAGGATTTGGTGTTGGAGGCATCGTAGCGGGATCCTTGGCAGCAAAAGGGATGTCCGCAATTGCGATGTCGAATGGCGTTGGTGTAGCTGCCGGGA gTTTCTTTGCGGCATTCCAGTCAGCAGGGGCGGTTGGAATAGCCGGAAGTACACTTACGGGGATCGGGATGGCAACTGGAACAGCCACAGCTGCTGTACAAGAAGGAATAAATCGCTTTAAAAGGA ataacaacaacaacaatgggAATAATAGTGAAACAGAGGAAAACGAGGAATCAGAAAATGAGGAAGAGCAGGGAAGTGACGAGTTATAG